From a single Loigolactobacillus coryniformis subsp. coryniformis KCTC 3167 = DSM 20001 genomic region:
- a CDS encoding putative ABC transporter permease — MHEILLSPAELRFSLLILYFFAYALVGWLWESAYVSVRKKHLTNSGFLIGPIIPVYGFSMLAVLLILEPFKNNIGLLFITGALLITLIEYVTSWLMEKLFQARWWDYSTLPLNLNGRVALPISLFWGFGVVVIVKLVHPFVSHIILGLPSVTAIATSVVLTDLLMFDLGFTVANVIGFGAATQRIGNTVETLKAELKNQVTTDTKLSRPLAWFENFRTNIKLIDQQPKLNYVQRRLLRAFPNIKFKRTTTSPTDITRIVDFLRKKRR; from the coding sequence ATGCACGAAATTTTATTGTCACCAGCTGAATTACGTTTTTCCTTGCTGATTCTTTATTTTTTTGCTTACGCCTTGGTGGGCTGGCTATGGGAAAGTGCCTACGTCAGTGTGCGTAAAAAGCATCTGACCAACTCAGGCTTTTTGATTGGCCCAATCATCCCAGTTTACGGCTTCAGTATGCTGGCTGTACTGCTAATCCTTGAACCATTTAAAAATAACATCGGCCTACTTTTCATCACTGGCGCCCTGTTGATCACGTTGATCGAATACGTCACCAGCTGGTTGATGGAAAAACTTTTTCAAGCACGCTGGTGGGATTACAGCACGCTACCACTGAATCTAAATGGCCGCGTGGCGCTACCGATCTCGCTTTTTTGGGGTTTTGGTGTGGTGGTGATCGTCAAGCTGGTCCACCCGTTTGTCAGCCATATTATTTTAGGTTTACCTAGTGTTACGGCGATCGCCACTAGCGTCGTATTGACTGATCTGCTAATGTTTGACTTGGGCTTTACGGTTGCCAACGTGATTGGTTTTGGCGCGGCCACCCAACGGATTGGCAACACCGTGGAAACGTTGAAAGCTGAGCTGAAAAATCAGGTTACAACTGATACCAAGTTAAGCAGGCCACTTGCTTGGTTTGAAAATTTCCGTACGAATATTAAGTTGATCGACCAACAGCCCAAACTGAACTACGTACAACGCCGCTTGCTTCGGGCATTCCCGAATATTAAATTCAAACGTACCACCACATCGCCAACCGATATAACGCGCATTGTTGATTTCTTACGTAAAAAGCGGCGCTGA
- a CDS encoding DUF1858 domain-containing protein, with the protein MATLDLQQSVYELVTAHPEVADVLYEIGLKDIKNPAILNTMGRFMTIPKGAAMKKVPLAQIVAKLEAKGFEVINDAGN; encoded by the coding sequence ATGGCGACACTTGATCTGCAACAATCAGTTTATGAATTAGTAACGGCACACCCAGAAGTGGCCGATGTATTATATGAAATTGGTTTAAAAGATATTAAAAATCCGGCAATTCTTAACACGATGGGGCGCTTCATGACGATCCCCAAAGGTGCAGCGATGAAAAAGGTGCCGTTGGCGCAGATCGTTGCTAAGCTGGAAGCTAAAGGATTTGAGGTGATCAATGATGCCGGAAATTGA
- a CDS encoding DUF438 domain-containing protein: MPEIEHNSVYRQKKIVEILKMLHEGGSFDEAKRIFDSTFSSVDVSEITSAERELIGSGLNPMEIQRLCNVHAAVFKGSINPGSGDSVEEVPGHPVAVIKLENTVITSLLDDELLPVLKKWQQSSNDATPSAQDQSYLQRMKTALSDLLTIDKHYQRKENLIFPIMDRYGITAPPKVMWGVDDDIRGWIKDALRLVNTEPTPPKYDIEAAIEKARKDIEEMIFKEEQILLPMVSEVFTPDDWALIQSESGDIGYTLIPEPLPWQPSERDYAEAAKRKPSKMAQELNAMAQSMADEQDLANKQHIAEPESDAAPVIPDDLKAKKDDPAAINALPLHLRAEMGQVQAEQPAKEDARAQINVNISKQPAAKKEMPEFVKQMLADEAAKPASKRRPRITESHLEIGADNHATIVMPTGDLDLNQLTGLFSVLPVDVTFVDANDIVRWFSDNGERIFPRTRAVIGRAVVNCHPPKSMDKVQKILDDFRSGAQDHADFWIDLHGTKKVYIRYFAVHDTKGTYLGCLEVSQDITEIQKLDGEKRL, translated from the coding sequence ATGCCGGAAATTGAACATAATAGCGTTTATCGTCAGAAAAAAATCGTTGAAATTTTAAAGATGCTCCATGAAGGCGGTAGTTTTGACGAAGCTAAACGAATCTTCGATAGCACCTTTTCCAGTGTCGATGTTTCCGAGATCACTTCAGCGGAACGTGAATTGATCGGCAGTGGTTTGAATCCGATGGAAATCCAGCGACTATGTAATGTGCACGCCGCGGTTTTTAAAGGGTCGATCAATCCTGGTTCTGGTGACAGTGTGGAAGAAGTACCCGGTCATCCAGTCGCAGTGATCAAATTGGAGAACACCGTGATCACGTCATTATTGGATGATGAATTATTGCCAGTTTTAAAGAAATGGCAGCAGTCCAGCAATGATGCAACGCCTTCAGCGCAAGATCAAAGTTATTTACAACGGATGAAAACGGCGTTAAGCGACCTTTTGACGATCGACAAACACTATCAGCGTAAAGAAAATCTGATTTTTCCGATCATGGACCGCTATGGGATCACTGCACCGCCTAAAGTGATGTGGGGCGTGGATGATGATATTCGTGGTTGGATCAAGGATGCTTTGCGCTTGGTCAACACTGAGCCAACGCCACCTAAATACGATATCGAAGCTGCTATTGAAAAGGCACGCAAAGATATTGAAGAAATGATCTTCAAGGAAGAACAGATTTTGTTGCCAATGGTTTCCGAAGTATTTACGCCAGATGATTGGGCGTTGATCCAAAGTGAAAGTGGCGATATTGGCTACACGCTGATTCCTGAGCCGTTACCATGGCAACCGTCAGAGCGGGATTACGCTGAAGCAGCAAAACGCAAGCCATCTAAAATGGCGCAAGAATTAAATGCGATGGCGCAGTCGATGGCTGACGAACAGGATCTCGCCAATAAGCAGCATATTGCTGAACCAGAATCAGATGCGGCACCAGTGATTCCAGATGATTTAAAGGCGAAAAAAGATGATCCGGCGGCAATCAATGCCCTGCCATTGCATTTACGTGCCGAAATGGGTCAAGTTCAAGCCGAGCAGCCAGCCAAAGAAGACGCGCGTGCGCAGATCAACGTCAATATCAGCAAACAACCGGCTGCGAAGAAAGAAATGCCAGAATTTGTTAAGCAAATGTTGGCTGATGAAGCAGCTAAGCCGGCTAGCAAGCGACGGCCGCGGATCACGGAATCACATTTAGAAATTGGCGCGGACAATCACGCCACGATCGTGATGCCGACTGGTGACCTTGATTTAAACCAATTAACTGGCTTGTTCAGTGTTTTACCGGTAGATGTTACTTTTGTTGATGCCAACGATATCGTACGCTGGTTCTCTGACAATGGTGAACGGATCTTCCCCCGGACGCGTGCGGTGATCGGCCGTGCGGTGGTCAACTGCCATCCACCTAAGAGCATGGATAAAGTGCAGAAGATCCTCGATGATTTCCGTAGTGGCGCGCAAGATCACGCCGATTTCTGGATCGATTTACACGGTACTAAAAAAGTCTATATCCGTTATTTTGCGGTTCATGATACGAAGGGCACCTATCTCGGTTGTTTAGAGGTTTCACAAGATATCACAGAAATTCAAAAGTTAGACGGCGAAAAACGACTATAA
- a CDS encoding polyprenyl synthetase family protein has translation MTLQIWDDFPYIQEKLTPLTPYLLEAARIKQPAVNERVQALIHNGGKLVRAGLFYLFSEFGTTPDQARLKAGAAAIELLHLATLIHDDVIDQAAERRHTATVQTSVGNRNAVYAGDLLFTLYFDQVLRSAETFADIDTNVKAMHGILTGELDQYNLNYQLNETVDQYLREIEGKTAKLFALACAQGAKLAHADEIIVETGEQIGRSLGLAYQILDDILDYTGTQDSIRKPILQDIQNGIYTLPLLFTLEAQPTATRAFLSKKARLTTAELQELQQLVINSGGVTQAQTMANELTDQALIDIQTLPDSRARNDLEKLTRRLLKRQK, from the coding sequence ATGACGCTTCAAATTTGGGATGACTTCCCCTACATTCAAGAAAAATTAACCCCGCTGACGCCTTATTTACTTGAGGCAGCACGGATCAAACAGCCTGCCGTCAATGAGCGAGTGCAAGCCTTGATCCACAACGGGGGTAAATTAGTCCGCGCCGGGCTATTTTATTTATTTAGCGAATTCGGTACGACACCTGATCAAGCACGACTAAAAGCTGGTGCCGCTGCAATTGAATTACTCCATTTAGCCACTTTGATCCACGACGACGTGATCGATCAAGCCGCTGAACGGCGCCACACCGCTACCGTCCAAACTAGCGTCGGTAACCGCAACGCCGTTTACGCGGGTGATCTGCTGTTCACCTTGTACTTTGATCAAGTATTGCGTTCGGCAGAAACATTTGCTGATATCGATACTAACGTTAAAGCGATGCATGGTATTTTGACCGGCGAACTTGATCAATATAATCTCAATTACCAACTCAACGAAACGGTCGACCAATATTTACGCGAGATCGAAGGTAAAACGGCTAAACTTTTTGCGCTAGCCTGTGCGCAAGGCGCTAAATTAGCTCACGCCGATGAGATCATTGTGGAAACTGGCGAACAAATTGGCCGCTCCTTAGGCTTAGCTTACCAGATCTTAGACGACATTCTAGATTACACCGGCACCCAAGACAGCATCCGCAAACCGATTTTGCAGGATATTCAAAATGGCATCTATACCTTGCCATTATTATTCACATTAGAAGCACAACCAACGGCGACACGGGCGTTTCTTAGCAAGAAAGCCCGCCTGACGACAGCTGAATTACAAGAGTTACAACAACTTGTGATCAACAGCGGTGGCGTCACCCAGGCTCAAACAATGGCGAACGAATTGACTGATCAAGCTTTGATCGATATTCAGACCCTACCAGATTCTCGTGCCCGTAATGACTTAGAAAAATTGACCCGGCGTTTGTTGAAGCGCCAAAAATAA
- a CDS encoding flavodoxin family protein — translation MKVLGILGAHKKDGFTGQYLAAIAKGLPANIDYELLYLAEYTIKPDTGQPNPVLDQLEKKLQESDIWIMATPTYWGTLSGLMKNFLDCMRPRMVRMTKAADTLPAQFKDKHYLSLTTCFQSSLENFFVGITDDTFKTIDRALTGAGLIKVTEIVGTGTWGTKQPDPAKLALCEHWGAKLATKQKKDDNTVKRYIQLFCMIAVMALITMGLQQLIFGVFATGKFWMTYATFVIIFYVLLASILHFFTFLRHRRR, via the coding sequence TTGAAAGTTTTAGGTATCTTAGGCGCACATAAAAAGGATGGCTTTACCGGTCAATATTTAGCTGCCATCGCTAAAGGATTACCCGCAAATATTGACTACGAATTACTTTACTTAGCTGAATACACGATCAAGCCCGACACTGGTCAGCCAAATCCGGTTTTAGATCAATTGGAGAAAAAGCTGCAAGAAAGTGATATCTGGATCATGGCGACACCCACTTATTGGGGCACCCTTTCTGGACTTATGAAAAACTTTTTAGATTGTATGCGGCCGCGGATGGTACGAATGACAAAAGCTGCCGATACACTACCGGCGCAGTTTAAGGACAAACATTATTTGTCACTGACGACCTGCTTTCAATCAAGTCTGGAAAATTTCTTCGTCGGTATCACTGATGACACTTTTAAAACGATCGATCGTGCGCTAACCGGCGCTGGTTTGATCAAAGTCACTGAAATCGTCGGTACTGGTACTTGGGGCACCAAACAACCTGATCCCGCTAAGTTAGCACTTTGTGAACATTGGGGCGCTAAATTAGCCACTAAACAAAAGAAGGACGACAACACCGTGAAACGATACATACAATTATTCTGCATGATTGCCGTAATGGCACTTATAACTATGGGCTTGCAACAATTGATTTTTGGCGTTTTTGCCACCGGTAAGTTTTGGATGACTTACGCTACTTTTGTGATTATTTTCTACGTCTTATTGGCAAGTATCTTACATTTCTTCACCTTTTTACGCCATCGCAGACGCTAA
- a CDS encoding response regulator, with the protein MYKVLIADDHAIVRSGLSFLINQQPNFHVVAQAASGNEAYFEVERAGVDLIVLDLNMPPGENGLITTKRIHDRFPKVGIVILSMHEEQDYIDRAMQNGADSYVLKSSPDTELLSALQAVANHRTYVDQNIILTKTDVAEINSNDNDVNLKIEGYADLSSREREVLPLIALGYSNKEIAKKLYISIKTVEAHKASINRKLGFKNRVDLVHYALHHGLIDF; encoded by the coding sequence TTGTATAAAGTCTTGATTGCCGATGACCACGCCATCGTGCGCAGCGGCCTGTCATTCCTCATTAATCAGCAACCTAATTTTCACGTTGTGGCGCAAGCAGCCAGCGGCAACGAAGCTTATTTTGAAGTTGAGCGCGCTGGTGTCGACTTGATCGTCCTTGACTTAAATATGCCGCCTGGCGAAAATGGTCTGATCACGACTAAGCGGATCCATGACCGTTTTCCTAAAGTCGGTATCGTTATTTTATCGATGCACGAAGAACAGGATTATATCGATCGTGCCATGCAAAATGGTGCTGACTCTTACGTGCTAAAGAGTTCACCGGATACTGAATTACTCAGTGCTCTGCAGGCGGTGGCTAATCACCGGACGTATGTCGATCAGAATATTATCTTAACTAAAACGGATGTCGCTGAGATCAATTCAAACGATAACGATGTTAACTTGAAAATTGAGGGATATGCAGACCTTTCTAGCCGTGAACGCGAAGTTTTACCATTGATCGCGTTAGGCTATTCAAATAAAGAAATTGCCAAAAAATTATATATTTCGATCAAAACGGTCGAAGCACATAAAGCCAGCATTAACCGTAAGCTTGGTTTTAAAAACCGGGTTGATCTAGTTCATTATGCCTTACACCATGGGTTGATCGACTTTTGA
- a CDS encoding sensor histidine kinase, giving the protein MLESVSWVEKNFNETPDAVFIFRDDQLLVSNHAAQTLQADYALSTAYITKLMNSVVKQQKSRTNDCFNCVVLDMAKTAIPFTLPVKGAHSLSFFLVYSELDAAQNVYSLTLKSSDLMQRVDQLAQQRKLVQYVNRAHEEERKRLSQDLHDSIAQGVYSSIMGVRHLESTVNNADPEAFARQTKLIESQLYATLQEIKGMALDIRPSVLDSFGLMAALKALAKRLEENTGIDIIVVTRDAEELKLSEDVQTVLYRIAQEAMTNAIKHAEANEINLFLVAHEHEISLEIIDDGTGFDVKQHVSFNGHSLGLINMNERVKSLHGTFQIKSEPGSGTTVTATFPIA; this is encoded by the coding sequence ATGTTAGAATCTGTCAGTTGGGTCGAAAAAAATTTCAATGAAACGCCAGATGCGGTTTTCATTTTTCGTGATGATCAACTGCTAGTTAGCAATCATGCCGCGCAAACGCTGCAAGCTGACTACGCGCTGAGCACCGCTTATATTACTAAGTTAATGAACAGTGTCGTCAAACAACAAAAGTCACGCACCAATGATTGTTTTAACTGTGTCGTTTTGGATATGGCGAAGACGGCAATTCCGTTCACTTTACCAGTCAAAGGTGCGCACTCGCTCTCCTTTTTCCTGGTTTATTCTGAATTAGATGCCGCACAAAACGTTTATTCACTAACTTTGAAGAGTAGCGACTTAATGCAACGTGTCGATCAATTGGCACAACAGCGTAAACTCGTTCAATACGTCAATCGCGCCCACGAAGAGGAACGTAAACGATTGTCACAGGATCTGCATGACAGCATCGCGCAAGGGGTCTATTCATCGATCATGGGCGTACGCCATCTGGAATCAACCGTGAATAATGCCGATCCAGAGGCTTTTGCTCGCCAAACTAAATTGATCGAAAGTCAGCTTTACGCCACCTTGCAAGAAATCAAAGGGATGGCACTAGATATTCGGCCATCAGTGTTAGATAGTTTTGGACTGATGGCTGCGTTGAAAGCATTAGCTAAACGTTTAGAGGAAAATACCGGCATTGATATTATCGTGGTTACCCGGGATGCAGAAGAGCTGAAATTATCCGAGGATGTCCAAACTGTACTCTATCGCATCGCACAAGAAGCGATGACCAACGCGATCAAACACGCGGAGGCTAACGAAATCAACTTATTTTTAGTGGCGCATGAACACGAGATCAGTTTAGAGATCATTGATGATGGTACTGGCTTCGATGTTAAACAACACGTTAGTTTTAATGGTCACTCACTGGGGCTGATCAATATGAACGAGCGCGTCAAGTCATTGCACGGTACTTTCCAAATCAAGTCGGAGCCAGGTAGTGGGACTACGGTTACCGCCACCTTCCCGATCGCTTAA
- a CDS encoding GAF domain-containing protein: MGDEKIAKNIAYHDLVQLIYQQEDFEFVGVALQDNTSWRKIHWRYAAGNTSQRFRKIILRSGIGIAGLVIRTGEPFAENDLAHHQYAGYMSQPITMIEHLTSAVAIPIFDQDRLIIGVLLAGYRHQQKVTAHSGHVLQEYLQRFQ; encoded by the coding sequence ATGGGTGACGAGAAGATCGCCAAAAATATCGCTTACCATGATTTAGTCCAGTTGATCTATCAACAAGAGGACTTCGAGTTTGTTGGCGTTGCTTTACAAGATAATACCAGCTGGCGTAAAATTCATTGGCGCTATGCAGCTGGCAATACCAGCCAGCGTTTCCGCAAAATTATCTTGCGTAGCGGAATTGGGATTGCTGGTTTAGTGATCCGCACAGGTGAGCCCTTTGCAGAAAATGACCTAGCACACCATCAATATGCGGGTTACATGTCGCAGCCGATCACGATGATCGAGCACTTAACCAGTGCGGTGGCGATACCTATTTTTGATCAAGATCGGCTTATTATCGGCGTTTTACTCGCTGGTTATCGACACCAACAAAAAGTCACTGCTCACTCCGGTCACGTGTTGCAGGAATATTTACAGCGATTCCAGTAA
- the mobA gene encoding molybdenum cofactor guanylyltransferase translates to MAVKAAISLTMPQNKPTGIVLAGGHSRRFGRDKALAVLPEQTQPNVVLAVHKLLPLTTQIYVAANTQNAAALTTLFIDLPQVHICVDHADFTDCGPLGGLYAATAAQPRCHDYLLLATDYPYLTSELLLTLAQQPRSYLATTAQAHYALAHFYTDHATVRQFLASGQRRLQTFIVNVAQCQPVMVAVDLALQNLNYRK, encoded by the coding sequence ATGGCGGTAAAAGCGGCCATTTCACTTACGATGCCGCAAAATAAGCCGACGGGAATCGTATTAGCTGGCGGTCATTCGCGCCGCTTTGGGCGTGATAAAGCCTTGGCCGTCTTACCGGAGCAAACACAACCAAATGTGGTTTTAGCTGTACACAAATTGTTGCCGCTAACGACCCAAATTTATGTTGCTGCCAACACCCAAAATGCCGCTGCGCTAACCACCCTATTTATCGACTTACCGCAGGTACATATTTGTGTGGATCACGCTGATTTTACTGATTGTGGTCCACTTGGTGGTTTATACGCCGCGACTGCAGCACAACCACGGTGCCATGACTATTTACTGCTTGCCACCGATTATCCTTATTTGACCAGTGAATTGCTGCTAACCTTGGCCCAGCAGCCGCGTAGCTATCTTGCAACTACAGCGCAAGCACATTACGCTTTGGCCCATTTTTACACTGATCATGCTACCGTACGTCAATTTTTAGCCAGTGGCCAACGCCGCTTGCAAACTTTTATCGTTAACGTGGCCCAATGCCAGCCCGTAATGGTCGCCGTTGATCTGGCGTTACAGAATTTAAATTATAGGAAGTGA
- the moaC gene encoding cyclic pyranopterin monophosphate synthase MoaC: protein MAELTHFNDQNRARMVDVTAKKVTARIAKATGQITMHPETLARIHAGTMKKGDVLAVAQVAGIMAAKQTSNLVPMCHLIPLTGVDIHFSDNDQDTITAVVTVKTKHVTGVEIEALTACQISLLTIYDMCKAIDRGMVINDVHLLEKDGGKSGHFTYDAAK, encoded by the coding sequence ATGGCTGAATTAACTCATTTCAATGATCAAAATCGTGCACGGATGGTCGATGTCACCGCCAAAAAAGTAACTGCACGGATTGCCAAAGCAACCGGCCAAATCACGATGCATCCGGAAACATTAGCGCGTATTCATGCTGGTACAATGAAAAAAGGCGACGTCCTCGCTGTCGCCCAAGTTGCCGGTATTATGGCGGCCAAACAGACGAGTAATTTAGTTCCGATGTGCCATTTGATTCCTTTAACTGGCGTCGACATTCACTTTAGCGATAACGATCAAGATACGATCACTGCAGTGGTCACCGTCAAAACCAAACACGTCACCGGCGTTGAGATCGAGGCGCTGACGGCTTGCCAGATCAGCCTACTGACGATCTACGATATGTGTAAAGCCATCGACCGCGGCATGGTGATCAATGACGTCCATTTGCTGGAAAAAGATGGCGGTAAAAGCGGCCATTTCACTTACGATGCCGCAAAATAA
- the mobB gene encoding molybdopterin-guanine dinucleotide biosynthesis protein B: protein MVAPLQIVGFKKSGKTTAINDFLAVLKRQHQPVCVLKHDAHNAQMDQAGTDTARFTAAGAQTVLLATDQATMVQQQITRPPTAAQLIATYAQPEQFCLLEGFKAAAYPKLVLVRPGERPIDFEQLSHITAYASLHTPEFSTCLDFSTSVQRQAWFTTYLQKEGF from the coding sequence ATGGTTGCTCCCCTTCAAATAGTTGGCTTTAAGAAAAGCGGTAAAACCACGGCGATCAACGATTTTCTAGCCGTTCTAAAGCGACAGCACCAGCCAGTGTGCGTGTTAAAGCATGACGCGCATAATGCACAAATGGATCAAGCTGGAACTGATACCGCTCGTTTCACTGCTGCTGGCGCGCAAACCGTTTTATTGGCAACCGATCAGGCAACGATGGTACAACAGCAGATCACTCGGCCGCCAACTGCGGCGCAATTGATCGCCACTTACGCCCAGCCCGAGCAATTTTGTCTACTGGAAGGCTTCAAGGCGGCAGCCTACCCTAAGCTCGTGTTAGTACGGCCTGGCGAACGGCCGATCGACTTTGAGCAATTAAGCCACATTACGGCATACGCTAGCTTGCATACCCCAGAGTTCAGTACCTGTTTAGATTTCAGCACTAGCGTACAACGCCAAGCTTGGTTTACGACCTATTTGCAGAAAGAAGGATTTTAA
- a CDS encoding molybdopterin molybdotransferase MoeA, whose protein sequence is MLERRKPITLEEAQAKLAALKLPQQVETIPVADANHRVLAEDAVAAYDYPNFRRSGYDGYAIRAADDHDFPKNFHVVGEIQAGATFDHDLGENETARIMTGAFVPDNAAKVIMLEQTRSVPEQPDQVKIMVSQDRDNITPAGSEFKQGALLIAAGTELNPGGLSLLTAFGTTEVKVYRQPRVAIITTGTELLNPGDTPQPGKIFNSNGPLIANLVAESGAIVTETVQLVDDYKLLQTNLERLKQTNDLVITDGGVSVGDFDYLATTARNSEQLLFNKLKMRPGSVTTAFVDDNTLIIALSGNPGACYTGFYLFAEPILRRFVAQPSHCQKVTANLARIYPKTNGYDKILRGTYQLNDGRYQVQLNGSDVSGSLGNLQSTTCLFKIPHSHEPLPLNAEVETWLLPFK, encoded by the coding sequence ATGTTAGAACGTCGTAAACCAATTACATTAGAAGAAGCACAAGCAAAATTAGCCGCATTAAAATTACCCCAACAGGTAGAAACGATTCCGGTGGCTGACGCTAATCATCGCGTTTTAGCCGAAGATGCCGTAGCTGCGTATGATTATCCCAATTTCCGTCGTTCTGGTTATGACGGCTACGCCATTCGTGCTGCCGATGACCATGATTTCCCGAAAAATTTCCATGTGGTCGGCGAAATTCAAGCCGGCGCTACCTTTGATCATGATCTAGGTGAAAATGAAACCGCACGGATCATGACTGGTGCCTTTGTTCCCGATAACGCAGCTAAAGTCATTATGTTAGAGCAAACGCGGTCGGTACCTGAACAACCTGATCAGGTGAAAATTATGGTCAGCCAAGACCGCGACAACATTACCCCCGCCGGTTCCGAATTTAAACAAGGGGCACTGCTGATCGCTGCTGGCACCGAATTGAATCCTGGTGGGCTCAGTCTGCTAACCGCCTTTGGTACCACTGAAGTCAAGGTTTACCGGCAACCACGCGTTGCCATCATCACGACTGGCACTGAATTACTAAATCCTGGCGACACCCCACAGCCAGGTAAGATTTTTAATAGTAATGGGCCTTTGATCGCTAATCTAGTCGCAGAAAGCGGCGCGATCGTCACTGAAACCGTTCAATTAGTCGATGATTATAAATTATTACAAACCAATTTAGAACGACTTAAGCAAACCAACGACCTAGTTATCACTGATGGTGGCGTTTCGGTCGGCGATTTTGACTATTTAGCTACTACCGCCCGCAATTCAGAGCAGTTATTATTTAACAAGTTAAAAATGCGGCCTGGCAGTGTTACGACCGCTTTTGTTGATGACAATACCTTGATCATCGCCTTATCTGGTAATCCGGGGGCTTGCTACACCGGCTTTTACTTATTTGCTGAACCAATTTTACGGCGCTTTGTTGCTCAGCCATCACATTGTCAGAAAGTGACCGCAAACTTAGCCCGCATTTATCCTAAAACTAACGGTTACGATAAAATTTTGCGCGGTACCTATCAGTTAAACGACGGTCGTTATCAAGTTCAGCTAAATGGCAGCGATGTATCCGGCTCACTGGGCAATCTGCAATCGACTACTTGCCTCTTCAAGATACCGCATAGTCATGAACCACTACCCTTAAATGCCGAGGTGGAAACATGGTTGCTCCCCTTCAAATAG
- a CDS encoding MogA/MoaB family molybdenum cofactor biosynthesis protein, which translates to MTTAAILTVSDTRNLDNDKSGQTIATALGTAEITVTQRLVVPDDIVAIQSAFLQLELTEPDMIITNGGTGIAQRDVTFDALEPLLPVTIPGFGEHFRQISFTEIGTRALASRALAGFNVRDQLCFVLPGSTNACQTALQQLILPEWQHLLFERRK; encoded by the coding sequence ATGACAACGGCAGCAATTTTAACGGTCAGTGATACGCGTAATTTAGATAATGATAAAAGTGGTCAAACGATCGCCACTGCGCTGGGTACCGCTGAGATCACCGTTACCCAGCGCTTAGTGGTGCCTGATGATATCGTGGCGATCCAAAGCGCATTTTTACAATTAGAATTAACGGAACCTGACATGATCATCACCAATGGTGGCACGGGTATCGCTCAACGCGATGTCACTTTTGATGCTTTAGAACCTTTATTGCCCGTAACGATCCCTGGTTTTGGCGAACATTTCCGGCAGATCAGTTTTACTGAGATCGGCACGCGCGCCTTGGCTTCACGGGCGCTAGCCGGTTTTAATGTTCGCGATCAACTTTGTTTTGTGCTGCCTGGTTCGACCAATGCCTGCCAAACCGCGTTACAGCAGTTGATCTTACCTGAATGGCAACATTTGTTATTTGAAAGACGAAAGTAG